A single window of Nasonia vitripennis strain AsymCx chromosome 4, Nvit_psr_1.1, whole genome shotgun sequence DNA harbors:
- the LOC100116335 gene encoding homeobox protein Nkx-2.5-like, with product MLSTVISASTPFSVRDILSADQEIDSMDCYQNHSQTDIQINNHMQPDYYGYNVMPENGWDMDKLKEQSVGSYQGYGEMNHVHQLSQVVPPYQESPVIEDGNLVTSSKTELRKSQSGKRTKRKPRVLFSQTQVYELEQRFKQQRYLSAPEREMLAQSLKLTSTQVKIWFQNRRYKNKRARLEDAEKVQTQNLKNQSLKKIPVPVLIKDGKPNSAQESVYNPPYWPSFRPEVTAMNVPADPRMSGHSVTASPTDFRTNEQLSPEYLRTDFSHQTADIASRSNNSSASAESQRPIMPTDYRSSFASDERSLKIDYKTHFASEIMPFPDMRNVVPEMKAYENKSCVEPTTEYNIGNYGNAPSYQMPYYNFMDQGGMDQNLQRLW from the exons ATGCTGTCCACTGTGATATCCGCTTCCACGCCGTTCAGTGTACGCGACATTCTCAGTGCCGATCAAGAAATCGATAGCATGGATTGCTACCAGAATCATTCACAGACGGACATTCAGATCAACAATCATATGCAGCCTGACTACTACGGATACAATGTGATGCCAGAAAATGGTTGGGACATGGACAAGTTAAAGGAACAGAGTGTCGGTAGTTATCAAGGCTATGGAGAGATGAATCACGTTCATCAACTCAGTCAGGTCGTTCCGCCGTATCAAGAAAGTCCTGTGATCGAAGATG GAAACTTAGTGACCTCGAGTAAAACAGAGCTGCGGAAAAGTCAATCTGGAAAGAGGACGAAACGAAAACCACGAGTTCTATTCTCTCAG ACGCAAGTGTACGAACTAGAGCAACGATTCAAGCAGCAGAGGTACCTGAGCGCTCCGGAGCGCGAGATGCTGGCCCAGTCGCTGAAGCTCACGAGTACGCAAGTGAAAATCTGGTTCCAGAATCGGCGCTACAAGAACAAACGCGCTCGCCTCGAGGACGCAGAGAAAGTCCAGACGCAGAACCTCAAAAATCAGTCGCTGAAGAAAATCCCGGTGCCGGTGCTGATCAAGGACGGCAAGCCCAACAGCGCCCAGGAGTCGGTTTACAATCCACCCTACTGGCCGAGCTTCCGACCAGAAGTAACCGCGATGAACGTGCCCGCGGACCCTCGTATGTCCGGCCACAGCGTCACCGCCAGTCCTACCGACTTCAGGACGAACGAGCAGCTGAGCCCGGAGTACCTCAGGACGGACTTCAGTCATCAAACGGCAGATATAGCGAGCAGGTCGAATAattcgagcgcgagcgcggagaGTCAGAGACCGATTATGCCGACGGACTACCGGTCGAGCTTCGCGTCAGACGAGAGGAGTTTGAAGATCGATTACAAGACGCATTTCGCGAGCGAAATCATGCCTTTTCCAGACATGAGAAACGTCGTGCCGGAAATGAAGGCCTACGAAAACAAGAGCTGCGTGGAACCTACGACGGAATACAACATCGGCAATTACGGAAACGCGCCAAGCTACCAAATGCCTTATTATAACTTCATGGATCAGGGCGGGATGGATCAGAATCTGCAAAGACTGTGGTAG
- the LOC100680456 gene encoding homeobox protein Nkx-3.2-like isoform X1, whose amino-acid sequence MRYDMEETMRRNPSISPKTSQPTPFSIADILSRRSASPAEQGREMDDSKQQQQHKRPLTKSEIFEGYQAEHEARINHFLRLPSPELNMAKELDMLRRNLVQANLAGFSSCLPQIEQATFKPIEEFAASNYRKDAKMQQRQQDEALDMSKSKYLGDIEDDLYESQCHGQSMPGRKKRSRAAFSHAQVYELERRFAAQKYLSGPERADLARGLKLTETQVKIWFQNRRYKTKRRQQQELGALVNSNAARRVAVRVLVHPDEHLHGLPPPLRGSASGLSGLPATSAQLQHQQQPHPQTGKIGFPYYCLPYHPLLCAPAALHHHASPAMQIHHSSPASATAGDGGRPDVAKCDAEKL is encoded by the exons ATGCGATACGACATGGAGGAGACAATGCGCAGGAACCCCTCGATCTCGCCAAAGACCAGCCAGCCCACGCCGTTCAGCATCGCGGATATCCTGAGTCGACGCAGCGCTTCACCCGCGGAGCAAGGCCGCGAGATGGACGATtcaaagcagcagcagcagcacaagaGACCACTGACCAAGAGCGAGATCTTCGAGGGCTACCAGGCGGAGCACGAGGCGCGCATCAACCACTTCCTCCGGCTTCCCTCGCCCGAGCTCAACATGGCCAAGGAGCTGGACATGCTCAGACGTAACTTGGTGCAGGCGAACCTCGCCGGCTTCTCCAGTTGTCTGCCCCAGATCGAGCAGGCGACGTTCAAGCCCATCGAGGAGTTCGCCGCGAGCAATTACAGGAAGGACGCGAagatgcagcagcggcagcaggaCGAGGCCTTGGATATGAGTAAAAGTAAATACCTCG GCGACATCGAGGACGATTTGTACGAGTCACAGTGCCACGGGCAATCAATGCCGGGCAGAAAGAAGCGGAGTAGAGCCGCGTTTTCTCACGCCCAGGTCTACGAGCTTGAAAGGCGGTTCGCCGCGCAGAAATACCTCTCGGGTCCAGAACGAGCGGACTTAGCAAGGGGCCTCAAACTCACCGAGACGCAAGTCAAGATTTGGTTTCAAAATAGACG CTACAAAACGAAGCGTCGTCAACAGCAAGAGCTTGGCGCCCTAGTCAATTCTAACGCGGCGCGTCGAGTAGCAGTCCGAGTTCTGGTACACCCGGACGAGCATCTTCACGGTCTACCCCCGCCTCTGCGCGGCTCAGCCTCGGGTCTGTCCGGACTACCAGCCACATCGGCCCAACTTCAACATCAACAGCAACCACATCCCCAGACGGGCAAAATCGGCTTTCCATACTACTGTCTACCCTATCACCCGCTACTGTGCGCTCCGGCAGCGCTTCATCATCACGCCTCGCCTGCCATGCAGATACATCACAGCTCTCCGGCGTCCGCGACGGCGGGAGACGGCGGTAGACCGGATGTGGCGAAATGCGATGCGGAGAAATTGTAA
- the LOC100680456 gene encoding homeobox protein Nkx-3.2-like isoform X2, with protein MRYDMEETMRRNPSISPKTSQPTPFSIADILSRRSASPAEQGREMDDSKQQQQHKRPLTKSEIFEGYQAEHEARINHFLRLPSPELNMAKELDMLRRNLVQANLAGFSSCLPQIEQATFKPIEEFAASNYRKDAKMQQRQQDEALDMSKSDIEDDLYESQCHGQSMPGRKKRSRAAFSHAQVYELERRFAAQKYLSGPERADLARGLKLTETQVKIWFQNRRYKTKRRQQQELGALVNSNAARRVAVRVLVHPDEHLHGLPPPLRGSASGLSGLPATSAQLQHQQQPHPQTGKIGFPYYCLPYHPLLCAPAALHHHASPAMQIHHSSPASATAGDGGRPDVAKCDAEKL; from the exons ATGCGATACGACATGGAGGAGACAATGCGCAGGAACCCCTCGATCTCGCCAAAGACCAGCCAGCCCACGCCGTTCAGCATCGCGGATATCCTGAGTCGACGCAGCGCTTCACCCGCGGAGCAAGGCCGCGAGATGGACGATtcaaagcagcagcagcagcacaagaGACCACTGACCAAGAGCGAGATCTTCGAGGGCTACCAGGCGGAGCACGAGGCGCGCATCAACCACTTCCTCCGGCTTCCCTCGCCCGAGCTCAACATGGCCAAGGAGCTGGACATGCTCAGACGTAACTTGGTGCAGGCGAACCTCGCCGGCTTCTCCAGTTGTCTGCCCCAGATCGAGCAGGCGACGTTCAAGCCCATCGAGGAGTTCGCCGCGAGCAATTACAGGAAGGACGCGAagatgcagcagcggcagcaggaCGAGGCCTTGGATATGAGTAAAA GCGACATCGAGGACGATTTGTACGAGTCACAGTGCCACGGGCAATCAATGCCGGGCAGAAAGAAGCGGAGTAGAGCCGCGTTTTCTCACGCCCAGGTCTACGAGCTTGAAAGGCGGTTCGCCGCGCAGAAATACCTCTCGGGTCCAGAACGAGCGGACTTAGCAAGGGGCCTCAAACTCACCGAGACGCAAGTCAAGATTTGGTTTCAAAATAGACG CTACAAAACGAAGCGTCGTCAACAGCAAGAGCTTGGCGCCCTAGTCAATTCTAACGCGGCGCGTCGAGTAGCAGTCCGAGTTCTGGTACACCCGGACGAGCATCTTCACGGTCTACCCCCGCCTCTGCGCGGCTCAGCCTCGGGTCTGTCCGGACTACCAGCCACATCGGCCCAACTTCAACATCAACAGCAACCACATCCCCAGACGGGCAAAATCGGCTTTCCATACTACTGTCTACCCTATCACCCGCTACTGTGCGCTCCGGCAGCGCTTCATCATCACGCCTCGCCTGCCATGCAGATACATCACAGCTCTCCGGCGTCCGCGACGGCGGGAGACGGCGGTAGACCGGATGTGGCGAAATGCGATGCGGAGAAATTGTAA
- the LOC103317369 gene encoding uncharacterized protein LOC103317369 has translation MLSLKISTIKCCSLFINIRADWRNLPKVSLVTVWKFFHNDDRFNAPEIRSSKTFKSGREEYGDTAIGYVCLRRERQNCIVKAAVCPEHKVRDKPYIVSITINEEEEQVLNLTCYDCPAANGGCKHAVAILMWLHRRSSEPSPTEVKCYSRKSVLSAAVTSVKYKTAQEINGYETPLDESKLDNSNFLSKIVKHAEEKQLDSQLSRHCFKLKEREVLALSLHQLLIDFMSTGKSSADDFIAFASSRMDDRLCKEAEMRTRDQSDNVLWYKLRYGRITASKLYEAAHCKTGDGSFVRTVIGAAKVFDTQ, from the exons ATGTTGTCTCTGAAAATTAGTACAATTAAATGTTGTTCATTGTTCATTAATATTCGAGCTGACTGGAGAAATTTGCCCAAAGTAAGTTTGGTGACAGTGTGGAAATTCTTTCATAATGATGACAGATTTAATGCTCCGGAAATAAGATCATCTAAAACATTCAA ATCAGGTCGTGAAGAGTATGGAGACACAGCAATAGGTTATGTTTGCCtacggagagagagacaaaacTGTATTGTAAAAGCTGCAGTTTGCCCTGAACATAAAGTCAGAGACAAGCCTTATATAGTTTCAATTACTATTAATGAAGAGGAGGAGCAAGTTCTTAACTTAACGTGCTATGATTGTCCAGCAGCAAATG GAGGATGTAAACACGCAGTGGCAATATTGATGTGGTTGCACCGACGGTCTTCAGAACCTTCGCCAACTGAAGTCAAGTGCTATTCGAGAAAGTCTGTACTGTCTGCAGCTGTTACTTCTGTTAAATACAAGACAGCACAAGAAATAAATGGATATGAAACACCATTAGATGAAAGTAAATTGGACAAttctaattttctttcaaaaattGTAAAGCATGCAGAAGAAAAACAACTGGATAGTCAACTGAGTAGACATTGTTTCAAGTTAAAAGAACGTGAAGTGTTAGCATTATCTTTACATCAGTTATTAATAGATTTTATGTCAACTGGAAAATCAAGTGCAGATGATTTTATTGCATTCGCTTCTTCTCGCATGGATGACAGGTTATGCAAAGAAGCTGAGATGAGGACTAGAGATCAAAGTGATAATGTCCTTTGGTACAAGCTTAGATATGGCAGAATTACAGCATCTAAGCTATACGAAGCTGCCCATTGCAAGACCGGTGATGGAAGTTTTGTTAGAACTGTCATTGGAGCAGCTAAGGTGTTCGACACCCAATAA